The genomic interval TGCCCAGCATCCATATGTGTGTTTATCTTACAGCGCCCAGAGCGGTTCAGAATAAGTTCTATACCCCCACGGCGGATGGATGTGGTTCCCTGGGTCTGAGGATCAGCACGGACTATCTGCCGGCCAAGGAGATGGAGACGTGCTGCAACGACCACGATATCTGCTACGACACCTGTAATAGCGATAAGGAGCTGTGCGACCTGGACTTCAAGAGGTGCCTGTACAAGTACTGCGACAGCTACGAGAAGTCCATAGCCAGCGATCTGATGATGAAGGGCTGCAAGGCGGCTGCCAAGATGCTATTCACCGGCACCTTGACCCTGGGATGCCGCTCCTATCTGGACTCCCAGCAGAGATCCTGCTATTGCGCCCCGCCAAAGAGCTCCTCCTACAATGGCAATAGGCAGGGTAATAGCAATAGTAGGGAGAAGCAGCAACGCCAGAAATATGGCTGGAAGGATCGCAACGAGATATAGTACAGGATAACTGGCTACGAGGCTGCGGGGCACTGGGGGTATCGGATTAAGCGTTAAATGTTTTGTGTTGTGTTAGTCCATGAATTGGGGGTGGCCATGTCCATTGGGCTCCTTTTTCGACGAATTTCATTATTGTATACCAAATAGTGGCATGCCAACGGTCCAGACTGTTAAATACATTGATATTTTTACCTATTATACAgatgatatatttttaaatcaaCCGCGCGCTGATTAATCACCGTAGGCTTATGCTGACGTGGTCCTTTGGGCAGGATATGTACATTATTTGTGAAATATATGATCGTCAAGGgtgtaaacatattttaacCAGCACAATGgtgtatttaattttataagcTGCCTGACCAAATCTAATTCAATagtacaaataaatattttggaTGTTTCAATCGCATCCCTGAATAGAGAAgatcaaataaaaattctatTATATCGAAAATTTTGACTTTAAGTCAAACTTCATCTTAAAACTAAGGTGGAACAGAAAGTATCTCAATATTTTCAAGCTTAACAGTTATTCTAAGAAGCCATTTCCCGCGGATTACAGCTGAAGTGCCATCCCTGCTTTCCAACACTACTCATTCACACTACACAACACTGCACTGACTGAACCGAAAAAAACAGATTTTGCAATCCGCAGAAAAGAATTATTAATAGTATTTTTATGCGGATGGCCAGCGTGCTGAGGACCTAGGATGGGCTACGATGTGAATCGCTTTCAGGGGGAGGTGGACGAGGAGCTTACTTGCCCCATCTGCTCCGGAGTGCTGGAAGATCCGCTGCaggtttgttttgtttgcaaaGAACGCACACCACGCATCATACATATGCATTAAATATACAATCATACATATCTACCGATTCAGGCCGTGATGTGCGAGCACGCCTTCTGCCGCGGATGCATTAACGAGTGGCTAACCCGCCAGCCCACTTGTCCGGTGGATCGCAATGCCCTGACCACTGCCAACTTGCGGGCAGTGCCTCGCATATTGCGCAACCTACTGTCCAGGTGAGAAACACCCAGCGCCTCCTACTCCCCACCCTTGTGAACCCTAACTAATCTTTGACCCTTGCCAACCAGACTGTCAATTACCTGTGACAATGCGCCTTATGGCTGCACGGCTGTTCTCAAGCTAGACGCCTACAATTCCCATCTGGAAGAATGCATTCACAACCCGAAGCGACCATTCCCCTGCGAGAAGGGTTGCGGCTTTGACATACCCAAGGATGAGCTAAAGGACCACAACTGCGTGCGGGAGCTGCGCACTTTAATTGTCAAGCAGACGGAAAAGATGGGTGAGCTCAAATCGGAGCTCACCGACCAGCAGCTGACTATCAACGAACTGAAGCGCGAGCTTCAGCTATTCAAGGACTTTATGCGTGCCATGCGCGTCTCCAATCCTGCGATGCGGGCCATAGCCGACCAGATGGAGCGCGACGAGGTGATCCGCTGGAGCAGCACACTGCCCCGGGCCAGGGTTACGCGCTGGGGGGGAATGATCTCTACGCCCGACGATGCACTGCAGGTGAAACCCTAATCCTACATCTTTTTAAAACGTCAactcacttttcacttgatagcTCATGATCAAGCGCGCTTTGTCCGAGTCGGGCTGTCCGCCACACATCCTGGATAGTCT from Drosophila mauritiana strain mau12 chromosome 3L, ASM438214v1, whole genome shotgun sequence carries:
- the LOC117141715 gene encoding group XIIA secretory phospholipase A2, with product MQFSWMKVAIYLLTFLTYAYSGYGSSTIVHLRDAIIAAEAIFGDVFKNLIVLVRKFRTVHEVFDAAVDENCIYQCPAPDIGGPAPRAVQNKFYTPTADGCGSLGLRISTDYLPAKEMETCCNDHDICYDTCNSDKELCDLDFKRCLYKYCDSYEKSIASDLMMKGCKAAAKMLFTGTLTLGCRSYLDSQQRSCYCAPPKSSSYNGNRQGNSNSREKQQRQKYGWKDRNEI
- the LOC117141713 gene encoding E3 ubiquitin-protein ligase NRDP1, producing the protein MGYDVNRFQGEVDEELTCPICSGVLEDPLQAVMCEHAFCRGCINEWLTRQPTCPVDRNALTTANLRAVPRILRNLLSRLSITCDNAPYGCTAVLKLDAYNSHLEECIHNPKRPFPCEKGCGFDIPKDELKDHNCVRELRTLIVKQTEKMGELKSELTDQQLTINELKRELQLFKDFMRAMRVSNPAMRAIADQMERDEVIRWSSTLPRARVTRWGGMISTPDDALQLMIKRALSESGCPPHILDSLMEFCHERRWPRGLSSLETRQTNRRIYDNYVCRRIPGKQAVLVLSCDNLHMTEDVMIDPGLVMIFAHGIE